The genomic DNA TGCAAAACTCTGTTCTTTGATGTGCTTGCATTACAATGGAATAGATTTTTCTCATTTCCATATACTGAGGTTGGATTAAACATTACAACAGGTGCCATCTGTATGGAGCTTGCTAGGCGCCAGGCAGGCCCTCAGTTTGTGTCTGCTGCAATTAGCAGCCTTATCAAGGCGCAGAACAATTCACCTACTCTCTTGCCCATCGTTTCATTGTTGTTGGCTCAAGCAGAAGCAAGCTTTGGTGCAAAGACCAAGTGGGAGAAGCACCTTCAACACGAATGGTTTGCTTGGCCAGAAGGTTACTCCCAATAAAAAAAATTGTGGacaaagtgttttttttttgtttatatattttatttctcaCTTACATTCTCGTTCTTGCAGAAATGAGGCCAGCTGAGCTGTATTTCCAAATGCACTTGCTCGCAAAACAATCAAATTCAGGCTCTATCCAAGATCCTGGCGTAGCATCGAGTCAAAGCCCTGAGAGGTGGATACAACGAGCTATACATTTGAACCCATCATGTTCAAGGTACTGGAAAGTCCTTCACAAGGTTATAGTTTCATATTGACTGCTTATTCTGAAGCCCTCTCCCCTTTGATGGTCGGTTTAGATTGCGTTCCCTTCTCACATATTCTAAACCCGATAATTACTAACCGACTAATCTCTTGTAGCTCACCATCTCCAAGTCAATTATCTATCATTGCACATGTTAGAACCCATCTAATGTAACTTATTCAAACGTGTATTGAAAATTTTGCTCGGCTATCATTTCTTGCAATTTACATTTTGGATCTCGTGTAACGTTTGAAGAACCATTTGATATGAAACTTGCAATTGTACCAAACACCAACTAAGCCACCTAGAAACTTTATTTAGGATTTCACGTGTGCTCAGATTTTACCTTCTCATTCAAATGCTTGTGACTTGGAGCATCTATGTCAGCGTTCCTAAacccataatttttttttaaattacatattttatataaaataatctttatattacttatttattttctaaatttagattttataaataatattttttaaatttaaagaatgaaatttatttttaaaatattatttaattggtAAGATGAAAAATAAAGAGAATGAATTGGATAATGAAAAATAGATATTAtaggagaaaaaataaaaaaaaagagtaaaagtgaagtaaataataaagaaataaagatattaaaaattttaggatAATTGATATAAGATGTAATGAaaaatgataatataaatttaataaagtaaataagttattttaaattttaaaaatattcttgatgAAAATGTTCTTATGAATGTTTGTGTGCTGTTGTCTAAAATTGCCCCATCAGGAACGTGAATTATTGTAATTTAGATTTCAATTGGGTGATTTCAtagaggaaaaaaaaattcttgactGTACTTTTTACAACTCCCAAACATTTATTGAGTAGGTAAATCAAGCTAGAGAAAGGTCATTTATTTTTCAAGAGTAATTGGATGAAAATTGAAATTtagattattaaaaataaataaaataaaatgaacacaatggtaaagttgtcgggtttttaattttaagcaAAGCATGACTACGTATAATATAGATCCTGTTTTTCAAAATCCAACTTTCGCTAAAATGGACTATAAATtccttcttagtttttttttttttacttgacaGAGAGATACAACCTGTTGCACCACAGGTCAAACAGTTGTTCGTGCACGTTTCAAATTCTGTTTTTTATTCATTCATTCATATTGTTAATTATTATTATTGCGACGGTGAGGGCGAAAGACTTGGCCACCGACACTTTCCTTTGGTTTTTGCACGACTTTGTCATCATCGACCAtcatttttaaggaaataataatTGAAGACTAATGAGTGTCGTGTGTGTATGCGTTTAATTCTCAAAAAATAATTGATGTGATCTAATTTGGTGGATCGTCTCAATCATCCAAATTATGCAAATTATTTATCTCCTATTGTCGAACCTAATCCGACATGACTGAGCAACTAATTAAAATGACACTCAAACAGTCAGTTTGAATAATGGTTGTTGAATTGGTCCAAATATTTGAGAATATTTCCTTCACCTACTATGAACCGTTTCAATATTCCTCTTCCATTTTTTGAACTGGattaaaattaatctaattattaaaatagttccaatattattataataaagatAGAAGGTACTTTGATACTTTTTTAATATAGAACAACACCCTTTTAATGATAATAAAagatattctttttattttttttctcaaaccaACATCATTTATATGTTTTTTAGCATATGAATCCTCACACAAGTTTAATTTCAAAAACACGAAGTTTCAATTCTTGTCATCATGATTATCAATTAACCTTGAATAAATGAAATTAATCAAACTCAACACTTTTTCAACTCCATTAGACAGAGAAAGAGAGTGTGTTCAATCCATGAGCCGCTGACGCAGCAGCTATAAGCGACGTCATGTTCTTTGCCTGTCGGCGGACGCCTCAAAACAAATCTACCGTTGCAGATAAAAAAGTTACTTTTTATAGCATCGATTAAACGTTGTTTTAATTGCACAATTAACAGATGCTTCGGGACAAGAACGCATCGCGCACTCGCCGGGCGATCGGAGACCGGCCGGATCCATCTGTTGGTGGTGTTGGGTGTCGCCCATCGATCGAGTCGCCTTCGTTGATTTGGATCACAAGGCAGCTCAGACGTCGCCTTCGCAGCAGCCCTGTCGGTCGTTCTTCCGCAGTTGATCGGTCCTTTTTTACTCCGCTTCGCCCTTTCCAACTCCAAAGTCATCTTTTTTTCGCCGCCCCCTTTCTGGTTTTTTACTGATCCGGTTGGCGGAGTGCAAGTAAGAAGCAAGGAATAATAAGTGGTGGTGGGATTGGGAGAAGGGCAGGTGTCGCTGGCATCACATTGCTTTAGCGGAAGACAGAGAGATTTGAGTGCGAGAGAGAAAGGTGGTTACTTTCGCCTCCTCGACTGCGCGCTCAAAGAGGGAGAAGGAGCCGAGGGATTCGACCATGGTGCTCCAATGATCATTGTTGCAGTCGCCTTGATTTGAATCAAGTAGCTTAGCTGCCTTTATTAAGTTGAAGTAAACCCTGTTGCCGACGAATGGAGGCGAGCGCGGGGCTGGTCGCTGGCTCTCACAACCGCAACGAGCTCGTCGTCATCCGCCGTGATGGGGAATCGGGGGTAATTTCTgcgtcttctccttcttcattaaTTTCTCGGTTTCTTGTGGCAagatctgattttttttttcaatcgatGTTTTTTGGATTGCAGCCAAGGCCGCTGCAACAGCTGAGTGGGCAGGTCTGCCAGATCTGCGGCGACGACGTTGGCCTCAACGTCGGTGGTGATCTCTTCGTCGCCTGCAACGAGTGCGCGTTCCCCATTTGCAGGACTTGCTATGAGTACGAACGCCGGGAGGGGAACCAAGTCTGCCCTCAGTGCAAAACAAGGTTCAAGCGGCTCAAAggtaaataaaagaaagaaaactaaGTGAGGAATCCCTAATTCACCTCCCTGCTTCCATTTCACCAGATCTACCTGAAATTTTCTCGTTTAATTTAGCATTATATCATTCAAACACATGAAAGTTTCCTTTCACTAGATATTGTAGCACAGTAGATCCATGTGGTAATGATCATTCTTGTAATAGATTCTGCAATGGTTTTACCCCTCCTAATTCACTTGTTGTCCTTGATCTTTTTTCGCTTCGATCTTACTTGCATCAGATTGTTGGATTCATAGCATTTGTACTTGCAGGGTGCCCGCGTGTGCCTGGTGATGAGGAAGAGGATGATGTTGATGATCTCGAACATGAGTTTGACTGGGGAGATGATCATGACTCAGAATACTTGGCGGAGGCCATGCTACACAGCCGCATGAGCTACGGCCGACATGGTGACATAAACAACCCTCATGTGGTTCGTCCTATGCCACAAGTCCCTCTTCTCACCAATGGAGAGATGGTATCATCGAATCACACAGTACTGTTTGTTATTTTGGACTCAGTAGTGCAATTCAGTTCTGGTGAATGAATTCCTACTTTGATTCTACAGGTCGATGACATTCCTCCAGAGCAGCATGCTCTTGTTCCTTCTTTCATGGGTGGCGGAGGGAAAAGGATTCATCCTCTTCCCTTTCCCGATCACAATGTTCCAGGTATTTGCATTACCTTTGGGATCTACGCCTTATATAAACTAAACTAGCACGATGTCTGGCTCATTAGATCTTCTTGTATAATTTTGATTGATAACAAAGCACTTTCTTCACAGTGCAACCTAGATCCATGGACCCTTCAAAGGATCTTGCTGCTTATGGATATGGGAGTGTGGCATGGAAGGAGCGGATGGAGAGCTGGAAGCAAAAGCAAGAGAAATTTCAGATGGCCAGGAGCAATGGCGGTGATAAAGGCTGGGATAATAATAATGATGAATCTGATTTACCATTGTAAGCCCCAACACTAGTTAAATTTCTAAAACTTTGAGAATCATGTTATAATAACTTCGGATAATTGTTTGATCCACTTTTCCATTTTCATGTGTGTTTATTCTGAAATTCAATTTGACTTTCAACTTATCTCTGTAGAATGGATGAAGCTAGGCAACCATTGTCAAGAAAGCTACCGATCCCTTCTAGCAAAATAAACCCATACAGAATGATCATCTTAATTCGACTTGTAGTTGCTGGGTTTTTCTTCCATTATCGGATTACCAACCCTGCGAAAGATGCATATCCATTGTGGCTTATATCAGTCATCTGCGAAATCTGGTTtgccttgtcttggattcttgATCAGTTTCCCAAGTGGCTTCCAATAGAGAGGGAAACTTATCTTGATAGGTTGTCCTTGAGGTAATTGATGCTGTCACCGTGAAATCTCATTGTTCACTTAGTCAATGTCTTCTTAATTGTTCTGTTCATTCATGTTCTTAGGTATGAAAAAGAAGGGCAACCTTCTCATTTGGCTCCAATGGACATATTTGTGAGTACAGTTGATCCAATGAAGGAACCCCCTTTAATCACTGCAAACACTGTTCTCTCGATCCTTGCTGTGGACTATCCAGTGGAAAAAGTATCCTGCTATGTCTCAGATGATGGTGCTGCTATGCTGACATTTGAAGCATTGTCTGAAACATCTGAGTTTGCAAAGAAATGGGTTCCATTTTGCAAGAAATTCAATATAGAGCCACGTGCACCCGAGTGGTATTTTCAGCAGAAGATAGATTATTTGAAGGATAAGGTTCATCCTTCATTTGTAAAGGAAAGAAGAGCAATGAAGGTACAAAATAGTTATTACTATCAGTGGTGAAGTATGCATTCAATTTGTGTTACTTAAATTGCTTCTGCTTTCAGAGAGAATACGAGGAATTTAAGGTACGAATAAATGGCCTTGTTGCAAAAGCACAAAAGGTACCTGAAGAAGGGTGGACAATGCAGGATGGAACACTATGGCCTGGAAATAATGTCCGCGATCATCCAGGCATGATTCAGGTAAATCTTGTGTTTTCTTCATTTCTTTTTGGCTGGAAGTATGCATTGTTTTGCCAATTCAATTTCCCTTATATTGCTGACATCTATATAACGTTTAGGTCTTCTTGGGGCAAAGTGGTGGGCATGATGTCGATGGGAATGAACTTCCGCGCTTGGTTTATGTCTCAAGAGAAAAGAGACCTGGTTTCAATCATCATAAAAAGGCTGGAGCCATGAATGCTTTGGTTAGCAATTGTTCTTTATGAGTATCTTCCTGAATATCAAAATAGCTGCAGGTCTGCTCACTTTCCTTTAATGCATTTGGCAGGTCCGAGTCTCCGCCGTACTTACAAATGCACCTTATCTGCTGAATGTCGATTGTGATCATTACTTCAACAACAGCAAGGCAATACGAGAAGCAATGTGTTTTATGATGGATCCACTTGTGGGAAAGAGAGTATGCTATGTGCAGTTTCCTCAGAGGTTCGATGGTATTGATCGACATGATCGATATGCTAATCGGAACATTGTGTTTTTTGATGTAAGTGTTAACTTGTGATATCTGTTACATATCCAATAAAAGTTTATGCATTTGCTTGGTTTGAGAACTAAAACAAAGGCATGATTTAGATCAATATGAAAGGTTTGGATGGGATTCAAGGACCTATTTATGTCGGCACTGGATGTGCTTTCAGAAGACAAGCGTTATATGGAACTGATGCTCCGAAGAAAAAGAAGCCCCCAAATAGGACTTGCAATTGCTGGCCTAAATGGTGCTGCTGTTTTTGCTGCTGCACTGGTAGCAGGAAGAAGTCAACAAAAAGTAAGCAGGAAAAGAAAAGGTCTGGTTCTAAAAGTATTGAGATTGCAGGACCAGCACATACTCTCGAAGGCATCGAAGAAGGTGCTAGAAGTATGTCTACACAATCAAATTTTTTTGAATACTTCATATCGTACTTTTGCATTTAACAATCTTTTAGTATTTTTATGGTATCTTCTAGTTCTGGTAACCATATAGGAGATAATGCAGTTCTTGAAGAACATATCTAGTTGTCTATTTACTCATTCTCTACTTTTCATTATTCTCCTTAAATATCTTTTAGTAGAAGACTTAGAATAGGCCACATCATACAACTGAATAGATACAGGGCAACTATTCAAGTGTTGTCCTTAATATATATTGTAATGTTGTCGTCTTGTTTAATTATTTAAACATTGGGAACGATGATTAAGCGGATATCATGATTATAAGCTGCGTGAgaatatatcagaaatatatatGGTCCTATTATGAAGTTCCATTTGCTAATCTTTTGTCTATTCACAGGCAATGAGATTCAAAAACAAAATATGACAGTTGAGCAGAAGTTGGAAAAGAAATTTGGGCAGTCTCCTGTTTTTGTTGCATCTACTCTCCTAGAGAATGGCGGAACGCTGAAAGGTGCTACTCCATCTTCTTTGTTAAAGGAAGCTATTCATGTTATCAGCTGTGGCTACGAAGACAAGACAGACTGGGGAAAAGAGGTGCTTCATCTTATCTTTAAAGTTTTTCTAGTTTACAGTCAGGAcactttcataattttctatgcatttttcTTGCTGCAGATTGGGTGGATCTATGGTTCTGTTACTGAAGATATATTGACTGGTTTTAAGATGCATTGCCATGGGTGGAGGTCTATCTATTGTGTGCCGTCAAGAACTGCATTCAAAGGTTCAGCACCTCTTAATCTTTCGGACCGTCTTCACCAGGTTCTTAGGTGGGCACTTGGTTCCGTCGAAATTTTCTTGAGCAAGCACTGCCCTCTATGGTATGGATACGGAGGCGGGCTTAAATGGTTGGAAAGGATGTCATATATCAATGCTACCATCTACCCCTGGACATCAATTCCTCTTTTGGCATATTGTACCCTGCCTGCTGTTTGCTTGCTCACTGGAAAATTTATCACCCCAGAGGTAAACTTCCTGCCCCTTTTTCGTATTTATGTGTGATTCTTTATTTGTCTACTGAGGCTTAACAATGATATAGCCCTGCTTAAGCTTAATATAGATTCATATAGCTGACTTTAATGTGATAAAAgctttggttgttgttgttatttacCATGACTTATACATGTGTGTTCTAAATTGCAGCTCTCTAATGTAGCAAGTCTTTGGTTCTTGTCACTTTTCATTTGTATCTTCGCGACGAGCATCCTTGAAATGAGATGGAGTGGCGTTGCCATTGATGATTGGTGGAGAAATGAACAATTTTGGGTTATTGGAGGCGTTTCCGCGCATCTGTTTGCTGTGTTTCAGGGACTTCTAAAGGTTCTCGCTGGTATAGACACCAATTTCACTGTGACTTCAAAGGCTGGTGATGATGAAGAATTCTCCGAGTTATACACGTTCAAGTGGACCACATTGCTCATCCCTCCCACAACATTGCTCGTTGTGAACTTCATCGGTGTCGTAGCTGGTGTCTCTAACGCGATAAACAATGGATATGAATCCTGGGGGCCTTTGTTCGGGAAACTCTTTTTCTCCTTCTGGGTGATCGTCCACCTCTATCCTTTCCTCAAAGGTCTCGTTGGGCGCCAAAACAGGACACCAACAATTGTTATTGTCTGGTCCATTCTCCTTGCATCCATCTTCTCATTGCTCTGGGTACGAATCGATCCATTCTTGCCAAAATCAGATGGTCCACTCCTGGAGGAATGTGGATTAGACTGCAACTGAGTAGGAGAGTCCCTATCAGAATGTTCTTGGAGTTCAGCTCTCTTGTCAGCATTGTCTCACACAGGATTTTACATGACATTCGCACCGATGCACAACAGGTTTCATACAGTATGCTAGTGTCCCCCCCTCTGTTCTATATTCTAGCTCCAGACTCGTACCATAGAATCAGCAAGACTGCTTGTTTGTGCAAGATCCGCATGCAGCCGCAAGTTTAGCTCTTCAGAATCAGTAATCGGATGAATGGCAAGAGATGGTTCATCTTGTTCAAGCTTTGTTTCAGTCGTTCTGTACATTGATTCTTCTCAATAAGAGCATGCCTTTGTCGATACACACGCGGTGAAGGGGGCTCATCAGACATTCTGTTGGTTGGTTTCCCCTCTGGGGGATTATTTATATCTAGATATGAAAAGAGAGAGTTTCACAGTATGTATTTTATTTAGTTGCACATCATCATCTGTAACTATCTCAGAGAAGCTTGTGTAGCTGTATGTTAAAAGCCTACACCCCATGAACTATAGCTGTGTTTGTGCTTCAGCCATGTGTTTGATCATTTCCCAAACGTATTTAAAGACTGATAATGATTTGTAATTTAAGATATTTCGGAAGTGTGCTCGCCTAACCCTCTTTAAGGGGAAGCAATTGAATGTAAAATCATAAATGAGTTGAGTTGAGTTGAGTTGAGTTGAGTTGAGTTGGGTCAAATTCTTGAGATGTTTCagtttatttgataaaataattaaattaaattaaaccatcAATTAAGTCATTGAAATA from Zingiber officinale cultivar Zhangliang chromosome 4A, Zo_v1.1, whole genome shotgun sequence includes the following:
- the LOC121970140 gene encoding probable cellulose synthase A catalytic subunit 5 [UDP-forming] isoform X2; its protein translation is MEASAGLVAGSHNRNELVVIRRDGESGPRPLQQLSGQVCQICGDDVGLNVGGDLFVACNECAFPICRTCYEYERREGNQVCPQCKTRFKRLKGCPRVPGDEEEDDVDDLEHEFDWGDDHDSEYLAEAMLHSRMSYGRHGDINNPHVVRPMPQVPLLTNGEMVDDIPPEQHALVPSFMGGGGKRIHPLPFPDHNVPVQPRSMDPSKDLAAYGYGSVAWKERMESWKQKQEKFQMARSNGGDKGWDNNNDESDLPLMDEARQPLSRKLPIPSSKINPYRMIILIRLVVAGFFFHYRITNPAKDAYPLWLISVICEIWFALSWILDQFPKWLPIERETYLDRLSLRYEKEGQPSHLAPMDIFVSTVDPMKEPPLITANTVLSILAVDYPVEKVSCYVSDDGAAMLTFEALSETSEFAKKWVPFCKKFNIEPRAPEWYFQQKIDYLKDKVHPSFVKERRAMKREYEEFKVRINGLVAKAQKVPEEGWTMQDGTLWPGNNVRDHPGMIQVFLGQSGGHDVDGNELPRLVYVSREKRPGFNHHKKAGAMNALVRVSAVLTNAPYLLNVDCDHYFNNSKAIREAMCFMMDPLVGKRVCYVQFPQRFDGIDRHDRYANRNIVFFDINMKGLDGIQGPIYVGTGCAFRRQALYGTDAPKKKKPPNRTCNCWPKWCCCFCCCTGSRKKSTKSKQEKKRSGSKSIEIAGPAHTLEGIEEGNEIQKQNMTVEQKLEKKFGQSPVFVASTLLENGGTLKGATPSSLLKEAIHVISCGYEDKTDWGKEIGWIYGSVTEDILTGFKMHCHGWRSIYCVPSRTAFKGSAPLNLSDRLHQVLRWALGSVEIFLSKHCPLWYGYGGGLKWLERMSYINATIYPWTSIPLLAYCTLPAVCLLTGKFITPELSNVASLWFLSLFICIFATSILEMRWSGVAIDDWWRNEQFWVIGGVSAHLFAVFQGLLKVLAGIDTNFTVTSKAGDDEEFSELYTFKWTTLLIPPTTLLVVNFIGVVAGVSNAINNGYESWGPLFGKLFFSFWVIVHLYPFLKGLVGRQNRTPTIVIVWSILLASIFSLLWVRIDPFLPKSDGPLLEECGLDCN
- the LOC121970140 gene encoding probable cellulose synthase A catalytic subunit 5 [UDP-forming] isoform X1, translating into MEASAGLVAGSHNRNELVVIRRDGESGPRPLQQLSGQVCQICGDDVGLNVGGDLFVACNECAFPICRTCYEYERREGNQVCPQCKTRFKRLKGCPRVPGDEEEDDVDDLEHEFDWGDDHDSEYLAEAMLHSRMSYGRHGDINNPHVVRPMPQVPLLTNGEMVDDIPPEQHALVPSFMGGGGKRIHPLPFPDHNVPVQPRSMDPSKDLAAYGYGSVAWKERMESWKQKQEKFQMARSNGGDKGWDNNNDESDLPLMDEARQPLSRKLPIPSSKINPYRMIILIRLVVAGFFFHYRITNPAKDAYPLWLISVICEIWFALSWILDQFPKWLPIERETYLDRLSLRYEKEGQPSHLAPMDIFVSTVDPMKEPPLITANTVLSILAVDYPVEKVSCYVSDDGAAMLTFEALSETSEFAKKWVPFCKKFNIEPRAPEWYFQQKIDYLKDKVHPSFVKERRAMKREYEEFKVRINGLVAKAQKVPEEGWTMQDGTLWPGNNVRDHPGMIQVFLGQSGGHDVDGNELPRLVYVSREKRPGFNHHKKAGAMNALVRVSAVLTNAPYLLNVDCDHYFNNSKAIREAMCFMMDPLVGKRVCYVQFPQRFDGIDRHDRYANRNIVFFDINMKGLDGIQGPIYVGTGCAFRRQALYGTDAPKKKKPPNRTCNCWPKWCCCFCCCTGSRKKSTKSKQEKKRSGSKSIEIAGPAHTLEGIEEGARSNEIQKQNMTVEQKLEKKFGQSPVFVASTLLENGGTLKGATPSSLLKEAIHVISCGYEDKTDWGKEIGWIYGSVTEDILTGFKMHCHGWRSIYCVPSRTAFKGSAPLNLSDRLHQVLRWALGSVEIFLSKHCPLWYGYGGGLKWLERMSYINATIYPWTSIPLLAYCTLPAVCLLTGKFITPELSNVASLWFLSLFICIFATSILEMRWSGVAIDDWWRNEQFWVIGGVSAHLFAVFQGLLKVLAGIDTNFTVTSKAGDDEEFSELYTFKWTTLLIPPTTLLVVNFIGVVAGVSNAINNGYESWGPLFGKLFFSFWVIVHLYPFLKGLVGRQNRTPTIVIVWSILLASIFSLLWVRIDPFLPKSDGPLLEECGLDCN